From one Actinopolyspora saharensis genomic stretch:
- a CDS encoding electron transfer flavoprotein subunit beta/FixA family protein, with amino-acid sequence MNIAVLVKQVPDTWSERKLSDSDHTLDRASADAVLDEINERAVEEALLAKEAHGGEVTVVCMGPERATEAIRKALSMGADKAVHLADEALHGTDAVSTAKALSKVIGTLESVDMVVAGNESTDGRSGAVPAMLAELLGWPQLTYARSLAVDGSTASVERETDAGVTSVRAELPVVVSVTEKINEPRYPSFKGIMAAKKKPVSTLTLADAGIDPNEVGLSGAATQVVSSAPAPPKEAGQQVTDEGEGGTQIVEFLAGKNLV; translated from the coding sequence ATGAATATTGCCGTCCTGGTGAAGCAGGTGCCCGACACGTGGTCCGAGCGCAAGCTGTCCGACTCGGACCACACGCTGGATCGGGCGTCCGCGGACGCGGTGCTGGATGAGATCAACGAGCGGGCCGTTGAGGAGGCGTTGCTGGCCAAGGAGGCCCACGGTGGCGAGGTGACCGTGGTCTGCATGGGCCCCGAGCGCGCGACCGAGGCGATCCGCAAGGCGCTGTCGATGGGTGCGGACAAGGCCGTGCACCTGGCCGACGAGGCGCTGCACGGCACGGACGCGGTGTCCACGGCCAAGGCCCTGTCCAAGGTGATCGGCACCCTGGAGTCGGTCGACATGGTGGTCGCGGGCAACGAGTCCACCGATGGTCGCAGCGGCGCGGTGCCCGCGATGCTGGCCGAGCTGCTCGGCTGGCCGCAGCTGACCTACGCGCGCTCGCTGGCGGTCGACGGTTCGACCGCGTCCGTTGAGCGCGAGACCGACGCGGGAGTGACCAGCGTGCGGGCGGAACTGCCCGTGGTGGTTTCCGTGACGGAGAAGATCAACGAGCCGAGGTACCCCTCGTTCAAGGGGATCATGGCCGCCAAGAAGAAGCCCGTCTCCACGTTGACCCTGGCCGACGCGGGCATCGACCCGAACGAGGTCGGACTGTCCGGCGCGGCCACCCAGGTGGTCTCCTCGGCGCCCGCGCCGCCGAAGGAAGCGGGCCAGCAGGTCACCGACGAGGGCGAGGGCGGTACGCAGATCGTCGAGTTCCTGGCGGGCAAGAACCTCGTCTGA